The following are from one region of the bacterium genome:
- a CDS encoding DUF1963 domain-containing protein, whose protein sequence is MKRRWIAVAVALVVGVIAMAGCGRDSGKSTPMTPEDALRAKADKLLRKKRLRKYQEAIRAMYLPAIGMTAERATSSLDVGASKVGGDPDVPVGFEWPKNGEREIDFLLQIDLSTCKDFEAGALLPSEGTLAFFYDVEDQPWGMDPTDKNRFACRYFPPGEGMQRRERSDEIEPLDEYTIHVMPMISLPHVTSTAFDELAERFDWSESQIERYDDVVLDVLLDHPARHSLLGYPYPEQNADMELEVQLAFHGIEPFDIQEGDEMKRANKLAEDADDWILLLELGTIDDRMMWGDVGSLYWWIRKQDLAERRFKNVWVILQCG, encoded by the coding sequence GTGAAGAGGCGTTGGATTGCGGTGGCTGTGGCCTTGGTGGTCGGGGTGATTGCGATGGCGGGGTGCGGGAGGGATTCCGGCAAGTCGACCCCGATGACACCCGAAGATGCATTGAGGGCGAAGGCTGATAAGCTGCTTCGTAAGAAGAGGCTGAGGAAATACCAAGAGGCGATTCGCGCGATGTATCTGCCGGCGATCGGGATGACGGCGGAGCGGGCGACCTCGTCATTGGACGTGGGAGCCAGCAAGGTTGGCGGCGATCCGGACGTACCCGTCGGGTTCGAGTGGCCGAAGAATGGTGAGAGGGAGATCGACTTCCTGCTTCAGATCGACCTTTCGACGTGCAAAGATTTTGAGGCGGGGGCTCTTCTGCCGTCTGAAGGGACGCTGGCTTTCTTCTATGATGTTGAAGACCAGCCGTGGGGCATGGACCCGACGGACAAGAACAGATTCGCGTGTCGCTACTTCCCGCCGGGCGAGGGAATGCAGCGCCGCGAACGGTCGGACGAGATCGAGCCACTGGATGAATACACCATCCACGTCATGCCGATGATCTCATTGCCTCACGTCACATCGACGGCGTTCGACGAACTGGCAGAGCGGTTCGATTGGAGCGAATCGCAAATCGAGCGGTACGACGATGTGGTTCTGGATGTCTTGCTGGATCATCCTGCCCGCCATTCTCTCTTGGGTTATCCTTATCCGGAACAGAACGCCGACATGGAACTCGAGGTTCAGTTGGCGTTTCATGGCATCGAGCCCTTCGACATTCAAGAGGGTGACGAGATGAAGCGGGCGAACAAGCTGGCTGAAGATGCGGACGATTGGATTCTCCTGCTGGAGTTGGGGACGATCGATGATCGCATGATGTGGGGAGACGTTGGGTCCCTGTACT
- a CDS encoding metalloregulator ArsR/SmtB family transcription factor, giving the protein MADLAKELEVLEDIAERLRTLGHPVRLMIVSILKTKRHNVGELSEKLGLSIGSTSQHLKVMERAGLVHGEREGRFVHYSVRTPMVGDICAAICRHMEAEFDDASEARASFDHLRQKLQG; this is encoded by the coding sequence ATGGCCGATTTAGCGAAAGAGCTGGAAGTCCTCGAAGACATCGCCGAGCGCCTGCGGACGCTCGGGCACCCCGTGCGCCTGATGATCGTCTCCATTCTGAAGACGAAACGTCACAACGTCGGCGAACTCTCCGAGAAACTCGGACTCTCCATCGGATCCACCAGCCAGCACCTCAAAGTAATGGAGCGCGCCGGCCTGGTTCATGGCGAGCGAGAAGGCCGATTCGTCCACTATTCAGTCCGGACACCCATGGTCGGTGACATATGCGCGGCAATCTGCCGCCATATGGAAGCGGAATTCGACGACGCCTCGGAAGCCCGGGCGTCCTTCGATCATCTCCGCCAGAAACTCCAAGGTTGA